AGTTCACCGGGTTCACCGGTCGGGAGTGGGTCGCCACCGTCGATCGCCCGAACGCGAGTAAACGCGAGGGGGCGGCCGACCCGCTCGGGGTTCGCAAACGCCTCCTCGGGCCGGGCGGTCGAGACCTGCGAGGCCGTCTCGGTCATGCCGTAGGTCGGGTGGATCGGCACTCCCCGGCGCTCACAGCGCGCGATCAGTTCCGGTCGAGCAGGGGCACCACCGGTGAGAACGAACCGTAGCGAGTCGGGGGGATCGCCCGCATCGAGTATTCGATCCAGCATCGTCGGAACCACGGAGATACCAGTAACACGGTGCTCGTGGAGATGTGAGAGCGCGTCCTCGGCGTCGAACTCGTCCGGAAGTACGGCACAGGTCCCGTAGAGCGCCGAGCGGACGATCGGCGCGAGCCCGCCCATGTGATACCCCGAAAGCGGGTCGTACCAGCGATCGTCAGGGAGCACACCCAACCGGAACGCCGAGGCGACGGCGCTCGCGAGCAGGTTTCGACCCGAGAGGACGACCGCCTTGGGCTCGCCGGTCGTCCCCGAGGTAAAGAGCATGGCTCGGGGGGAGTCAATCGAGGGGTCCTCGGGAGCGAACTCGGTGACCGGCTTCTCGGTGAGCGCCGAAAACGGGATCGCGGGGGCGTCGGCGACCGCTCGGGCCCGCTCCGTGTACCGCTCTTCGGCCACAAGCGCCGCGAGGTCCACCCTCCGAACCTGCACACGAAGCTCCGATTCGGAGAGCCGGGTGTTGAGCGGGACCAGCACCGCCCCGATCCGCCACGCCGCATGAACGAGACGGGCGAAGTCGGGAGACGTATCGAGGAAGACGCCGAGTTGATCGTCCGGCCGGATTCCGAGCGACCACAGCCGTCCG
This window of the Halalkalicoccus subterraneus genome carries:
- the menE gene encoding o-succinylbenzoate--CoA ligase encodes the protein MRDPVSHQRHAVPDATALIDAESGEERTYAELDRATERTAGRLWSLGIRPDDQLGVFLDTSPDFARLVHAAWRIGAVLVPLNTRLSESELRVQVRRVDLAALVAEERYTERARAVADAPAIPFSALTEKPVTEFAPEDPSIDSPRAMLFTSGTTGEPKAVVLSGRNLLASAVASAFRLGVLPDDRWYDPLSGYHMGGLAPIVRSALYGTCAVLPDEFDAEDALSHLHEHRVTGISVVPTMLDRILDAGDPPDSLRFVLTGGAPARPELIARCERRGVPIHPTYGMTETASQVSTARPEEAFANPERVGRPLAFTRVRAIDGGDPLPTGEPGELVVSGPTVTAGYYGDGEANDRIFGPYGFRTGDLGSVGSDGSVRVLGRIDDAIITGGENVHPAEVARVLREHPRVDDCSVVGLPDPEWGERVCALVVGDVVEAGLREFIEDRLAGYKCPKEIAFIDELPRTASGTVDRGAVRELLAERSERLE